The Clostridia bacterium nucleotide sequence CGACTGCCGCTATATTGGCATTGAACAACGGCAAAATAGATGCTGTAGTGCTGGATCAGGCTGTAGCAGAAGCAAATGTTGCTCAAAATGAGGATTCCTTAGAACTTTTGGATGAACCGTTGAGCGAAGAGGTATATTCTCTGGCTGCTCCTAAAGGGGACGAGAAGCTGGTAGAGATCATGAACCAAGTTCTCAATGAACTCAAAGAATCCGGGGAATATGATCAGCTTTTGAAAAAATACGGTCTAGAATAAAGCTATTATAATGACAGCAAAATGACCGGTCAGGTTGTATTTTCTGACTGGTCTTTTTGTGTTAGATAAGGAGTGAAATAAAGTTGGATATTTCGTTTGTCAATAAATATTTTCCATTTATATTGCAGGGTACATGGGTAGCACTATATATCACCCTGTTTTCTGCTGTTTTCGGTTTTTTGATAGGATTATTGGTAGCTGTGACCCGTATCGCTAAATTTACCTCAGATGATTTAAAAGAGGAATTTAGAAAGGGCGGAGGCATATCTGCATTTTGGCCCCGTGTTTTAGCCCTATTAAAATATCTGTTGGGCAAGCTAGCCGATATATATGTAGCTGTTACCAGAGGCACACCTACCATAGTGCAATTATTGATAGTTTATAATATTATACTGCTCAATATAGAAGACCCTACAGTATCGGCTATATTTGCGTTCTCTCTAAACAGCGG carries:
- a CDS encoding amino acid ABC transporter permease, with product MDISFVNKYFPFILQGTWVALYITLFSAVFGFLIGLLVAVTRIAKFTSDDLKEEFRKGGGISAFWPRVLALLKYLLGKLADIYVAVTRGTPTIVQLLIVYNIILLNIEDPTVSAIFAFSLNSGAYTAEIIRGGILSVDKGQMEAARSLGLNFSTSMRYVIIPQALKSILPALGNEFIVLLKETAIVSVIGVGDLVNRANKVMSITYRPYEPYISIAVIYLVLTGVFSAILGKYERRLRQSD